The following coding sequences are from one Salvia hispanica cultivar TCC Black 2014 chromosome 3, UniMelb_Shisp_WGS_1.0, whole genome shotgun sequence window:
- the LOC125214003 gene encoding mitochondrial substrate carrier family protein C-like, with the protein MVVSGNDPLESFLNSIQVVRSAFSPIESNFQKVTKTFEHCFNGASKNLNLNAGFDDASDEVVGAQLDLNKKSGKHVNGNGGDRRKRRVPIRILVGVFKDRGVSSVHSKVRVSRNDNVNSPREGLKEVYGNESGGNGDKSFHGNCLHLDVALSFLVNGFVQALPISCKQEKRQVPKMSKADKAEVKMGVDTEIKQELKVKEGKDLPLEYFIGFVVDQLNHLPKFDVGVQQNECKSDECKPSSEPFNQFDHFKAFFSILEGKRADVNGFLGNLKFARVGGVPSSMVEVPSVKDVGDDGINNAVNEEETGRTSPQKSPNGLLSIPLSNVERLRSSLSTVSLTELIELLPQIGRPSKEDHPDKKKLISVQDFFRYTEAEGKRFFFELDRDGDGQVTLEDLEVAMRKRKLPKRYANEFMRRARSHLFSKSFGWKQFLSLMEQKEPTILRAYTSLCLSKSGTLKKSEIVASLENAGLPANEDNAVAMMRFLNADIGESISYGHFRNFMLLLPSERLQEDPRSIWFEAATVVAVPPPVEIPAGSVLKAALIGGLSCAMSTALMHPIDTIKTRVQASSTLSFAEILSKLPQLGVRGLYRGSVPAILGQFSSHGLRTGIMEATKLVLINFAPTLPELQVQSLASFCSTVLGTAVRIPCEVLKQRLQAGIFDNVGEAIVGTWRLDGPRGFFRGTGATLCREVPFYVAGMGLYAESKKAVQRLLERELEPWETIAVGALSGGLAAVLTTPFDVIKTRTMTAPQGRTVTLSIVAFSILRNEGPLGLFKGAVPRFFWIAPLGAMNFAGYELARKAMDKNKNEETGEPLLQK; encoded by the exons ATGGTGGTATCAGGGAATGATCCGTTGGAATCGTTTTTGAATTCGATTCAAGTGGTTAGGAGTGCTTTTTCTCCTATAGAATCGAATTTTCAGAAGGTTACCAAGACTTTTGAGCATTGTTTTAATGGGGCTTCGAAAAATTTGAACCTGAATGCTGGGTTTGATGATGCTAGTGATGAGGTGGTGGGAGCTCAGTTGGATTTGAATAAGAAGAGTGGGAAGCATGTTAATGGTAATGGCGGTGATCGGAGAAAGAGGAGAGTTCCAATCAGGATATTGGTTGGAGTGTTTAAGGATAGAGGTGTAAGTAGTGTGCATAGTAAAGTACGTGTGAGTCGCAATGACAATGTAAATTCTCCGAGGGAAGGGTTGAAAGAGGTATATGGAAATGAGAGTGGTGGGAATGGAGATAAGAGCTTTCATGGGAACTGTCTGCATCTTGATGTGGCGTtgtcatttttggtaaatggcTTTGTACAGGCTCTCCCGATATCATGTAAGCAGGAGAAAAGGCAGGTTCCTAAGATGAGTAAGGCAGATAAAGCTGAAGTAAAAATGGGGGTTGATACTGAGATTAAACAGGAGTTGAAGGttaaagaaggaaaagatttacCTTTGGAGTATTTTATAGGGTTTGTAGTTGATCAGCTCAACCATTTACCGAAATTTGATGTGGGTGTACAGCAAAATGAGTGTAAGAGTGATGAGTGTAAACCTTCATCTGAACCTTTTAATCAGTTTGACCACTTTAAGgcattttttagtattttagaAGGAAAAAGGGCAGATGTAAATGGGTTTTTGGGGAATTTGAAGTTTGCTCGTGTGGGAGGAGTTCCATCAAGTATGGTTGAAGTGCCTTCTGTGAAGGATGTCGGGGATGATGGCATTAATAATGCTGTTAATGAGGAAGAAACTGGACGCACTTCACCGCAAAAATCGCCCAATGGGTTGTTAAGTATTCCTCTATCCAATGTTGAACGGTTGAGGTCATCTCTGTCAACTGTTTCTTTGACAGAATTGATCGAGCTTTTACCACAGATAGGGCGACCTTCGAAAGAAGATCATCCTGACAAGAAAAAACTTATCTCCGTCCAGGACTTCTTCAGATATACTGAAGCTGAAG GAAAGAGATTTTTTTTCGAATTGGACAGAGATGGTGATGGGCAAGTTACCCTAGAAGATCTTGAAGTTGCtatgagaaagagaaaactACCTAAGAGATATGCAAATGAGTTCATGCGTCGTGCGAGAAGCCACTTGTTCTCAAAATCTTTTGGTTGGAAACAGTTCTTGTCCTTGATGGAACAGAAAGAACCAACCATTCTTCGGGCTTACACCAGCCTCTGTTTAAGCAAGTCTGGGACTCTGAAGAAAAGTGAAATTGTGGCATCATTGGAGAATGCAGGACTGCCTGCGAATGAGGATAATGCTGTTGCTATGATGCGTTTTCTGAATGCTGATATAGGGGAATCTATATCCTATGGTCATTTTCGGAACTTCATGCTTTTACTCCCATCTGAACGACTTCAAGAAGATCCAAG GAGCATTTGGTTTGAAGCTGCTACTGTGGTTGCTGTTCCTCCACCGGTAGAAATACCAGCTGGCAGTGTTCTAAAGGCAGCATTGATTGGAGGACTTTCCTGTGCTATGTCTACAGCTTTAATGCATCCTATTGACACGATTAAG ACGAGAGTTCAAGCATCTTCAACCCTCAGCTTTGCAGAAATTTTATCGAAGCTTCCTCAACTTGGAGTCCGAGGCCTATATAGGGGGTCTGTTCCTGCCATATTGGGGCAATTTTCGAG CCATGGTCTCCGAACTGGAATTATGGAAGCAACCAAGCTCGTCTTGATAAATTTTGCACCAACCCTTCCTGAATTACAG GTTCAATCCTTGGCGTCATTCTGTAGCACAGTTCTTGGAACAGCAGTGCGTATTCCATGCGAGGTGTTGAAGCAAAGATTGCAGGCTGGTATATTTGATAATGTGGGTGAAGCTATTGTCGGGACATGGCGGCTAGATGGTCCCAGGGGCTTTTTCCGTGGGACTGGTGCAACTCTCTGCCGAGAAGTTCCGTTCTACGTTGCGGGCATGGGCCTTTATGCTGAATCCAAAAAG GCTGTCCAACGGCTTCTGGAACGGGAGCTAGAACCTTGGGAGACCATAGCTGTCGGGGCTCTATCTGGTGGACTGGCTGCTGTCTTGACAACTCCCTTTGATGTGATAAAGACAAGGACAATGACTGCTCCTCAGGGACGCACCGTGACATTGTCAATTGTAGCTTTCTCAATCCTGCGCAATGAAGGCCCCCTCGGACTATTTAAGGGTGCTGTACCCCGTTTCTTCTGGATCGCCCCTCTGGGCGCCATGAACTTCGCAGGCTACGAGCTTGCAAGAAAGGCTATggacaaaaacaaaaatgaggAAACTGGTGAGCCCCTTCTGCAGAAATAG
- the LOC125208987 gene encoding fatty acyl-CoA reductase 1-like: MEESKILKHFEGKTILITGSTGFLAKIFLEKILRLQPNVKKLFLLLRETPKLSVQQRFEEEVVGTELFRVLKEECGEDFESIISSRVVPILGDVGYENFGIVDAQLRQQMWQEINIIVNSAATTRFDERYDVAFEINSLGAKNVQDFGTKCSKLEMLLHVSTAYVHGTKVGLMQEKAFGMGETLPGAKIPYLDINREKSVIQEKLRSLHTQKLSEREITLAMKDFGIERAMMHGWPNTYVFTKAMGEMLLERFNQNCNVVIIRPTIITSTFKDPFPGWVEGLRTLDSIFVAYGKGNIKFFVGDPHAAIDLVPGDMVVNCMIAAIASHSNPISEKEGIIVYQIGSSRRNPVKYDELKWFMHRYLNNNPLFDSCGKPIKVVSPVVLNTMTSFHNYISFHYLPFVQMLGLANIICCNFFERAYTNAKRRIKKAMRLADLYKPYLFSQAIFDDSNTENLRMSVRGSIIDMELFDFDLKGVMWDDYLLNTHFHGIAKYVLGG, from the exons ATGGAAGAAAGTAAAATTCTCAAACATTTTGAGGGAAAGACCATTTTAATCACTGGTTCCACTGGCTTTTTAGCAAAGa TATTTCTAGAGAAGATACTTCGATTGCAACCCAATGTAAAGAAATTATTTCTTCTACTGAGAGAGACCCCTAAATTATCTGTCCAACAACGGTTCGAAGAAGAG GTTGTGGGCACAGAGCTATTTCGAGTTCTCAAAGAAGAATGTGGGGAAGATTTTGAGtcgataatatcctcaagagttGTACCGATATTGGGCGATGTTGGTTATGAAAATTTTGGTATAGTTGATGCACAGCTGCGACAACAAATGTGgcaagaaattaatattattgtcaACTCAGCCGCAACTACCAGATTTGATGAAAG gTATGATGTAGCTTTCGAAATAAATTCGTTGGGAGCCAAGAATGTTCAAGACTTTGGCACAAAATGTTCGAAACTAGAGATGCTTCTTCACGTCTCCACCG CTTATGTGCATGGCACTAAGGTGGGATTAATGCAAGAAAAGGCTTTTGGTATGGGTGAAACCCTTCCTGGCGCCAAAATACCATACTTGGACATCAACAGAGAGAAGAGTgtaattcaagaaaaattaaggTCGCTCCATACTCAGAAGCTGTCAGAAAGAGAAATCACTCTAGCTATGAAGGACTTTGGCATCGAAAG AGCTATGATGCATGGTTGGCCTAATACGTACGTATTTACAAAGGCAATGGGGGAAATGTTGTTGGAGAGATTCAACCAAAACTGCAATGTTGTTATTATTCGTCCCACTATTATTACAAGTACTTTCAAAGATCCATTTCCTGGTTGGGTCGAAGGTCTAAG AACTTTGGACAGCATCTTTGTTGCTTATGGTAAAGGGAATATCAAATTCTTTGTAGGTGATCCACACGCTGCAATTGACTTG gtACCAGGTGACATGGTGGTAAATTGCATGATTGCTGCAATAGCTTCACATTCAAATCCAATTAGTGAAAAAGAGGGTATAATTGTATACCAAATAGGTTCCTCGAGGCGAAATCCAGTGAAATATGATGAGCTTAAGTGGTTTATGCATCGTTATTTAAACAATAATCCATTGTTTGATAGCTGCGGAAAACCTATCAAAGTTGTCTCTCCAGTTGTTCTAAATACAATGACTAGCTTTCACAACTACATTTCTTTTCACTATTTGCCATTTGTCCAG ATGCTTGGATTGGCAAATATTATATGTTGCAACTTTTTTGAACGTGCATACACTAATGCAAAACGAAGAATCAAAAAAGCCATGCGATTAGCTGACCTTTACAAGCCTTACTTGTTTTCACAAGCAAT CTTTGATGACAGTAACACTGAGAACTTACGAATGAGTGTGAGAGGAAGCATTATTGACATggaattgtttgattttgatctTAAGGGAGTTATGTGGGATGACTACCTATTGAACACTCATTTTCATGGAATAGCCAAATATGTGTTGGGTGGCTAG